The Neorhodopirellula lusitana genome contains a region encoding:
- a CDS encoding response regulator, producing the protein MYRLKDERNRRILVIDDNPAIHEDFRKILVNDRDSMGLSEAAGAFRGLPIQWEDPESVGQLGAGVTHEINTLMQCIGGNPDYLAKNVWKLRPVMDEVPMMFGSCDCEERNLATVLFVDDDSKLLRGLKRSLETDFRILTAVSPAEANRLLSTESIDIIVLDNSITGGLGTDFVRQISELYPHIKLLMLSGYVAEFATQRAVSESGVVRILTQPCRATDIADASRETLANSSASDSFLRSNRSHR; encoded by the coding sequence ATGTATCGTTTAAAAGACGAGCGGAATCGTCGTATCCTCGTGATCGATGACAATCCCGCTATTCACGAGGACTTCCGAAAGATCCTTGTGAACGACCGGGATTCCATGGGACTGAGCGAGGCCGCAGGGGCGTTTAGGGGACTACCCATTCAGTGGGAAGACCCGGAATCCGTGGGCCAACTTGGTGCTGGTGTCACGCATGAAATCAACACACTGATGCAGTGCATCGGTGGTAACCCGGACTACCTTGCCAAGAACGTTTGGAAGCTAAGACCGGTCATGGATGAAGTGCCTATGATGTTTGGCAGCTGCGATTGCGAAGAACGAAACCTGGCAACCGTCTTGTTCGTGGATGACGATTCAAAATTGCTTCGCGGACTCAAGCGATCATTGGAAACTGATTTTCGAATCCTGACCGCTGTTTCGCCGGCCGAAGCAAATAGGCTCCTGTCCACTGAGTCGATCGACATTATCGTGTTGGATAACTCGATTACCGGTGGGCTTGGCACTGACTTTGTTCGGCAGATCAGTGAGCTCTATCCACACATCAAGTTGTTGATGCTCAGTGGATATGTGGCTGAATTTGCCACGCAGCGAGCGGTGTCTGAAAGTGGCGTGGTTCGAATTCTTACGCAGCCTTGCCGGGCGACCGACATCGCGGACGCTAGTCGAGAGACTCTTGCAAATTCGAGTGCTAGTGACTCATTCTTGCGAAGCAACCGGAGCCACCGTTGA
- a CDS encoding TolC family protein, whose protein sequence is MDRHSSCDRSLQDSTSQVARLAKRSLKRKRLAAWACGLVASLSTVGCGITQKIPDGPHDTRVSYHDHSALKIEYPQVQECATPVSSAAKSAMAPNSLQDPASMPAFEISLQDAIHQALRNSPVLRTIGGAIVSSPASAVTAYDPGLAHANPNLGVEAALSAFDAQYTQSLYFNNVDQPRNVQGAGAVGNFFPSFTQQSTASFESELSKTTATGTSFALRNNVAYTRTEDPSVASRLFPSDFTGYMEMEVRHPLMKGSGTTYNRIAGPSGVVGSYSGVLIARVNEDVALADFETAVISLIADVEQAYWELTAAYRVLEATVKGREAALQTFQYQQVRLEVGTGRRDEEAQARSQYYQFEAQVQSALAGDTSLYTLEQRLRYLIGMPATDGSLLKPSTSPIDAKVVFDWSSALGQALDRRVEIRRQKFNVKRRELELTAARLNRRPQVDLVGQYRFRGLGDHLIGDGDNGPFDNLADSISDGNYQEWSAGVEINTPVGLRAASNAIAHAKLNLNRDRALLNETELRISHDLSDAARNIELTYQLVETNYNRYLADLKQVDVLRRRYRDGTDNINFLLQAQRQVVTSEVEFYRSISNYNLAIRDFHRQKGSLLAYAQVNLAEGQWCPGAERDAYELGRFLEPRLHPEKVDVPCPVSSGGFDPSAPQSTVGFEATSWGMIDEGIASPGDVMMQDGGSAMPISDVH, encoded by the coding sequence ATGGATCGGCACTCAAGCTGCGATCGCAGCCTTCAAGACTCAACTTCTCAAGTTGCCCGACTCGCCAAACGCTCGCTCAAGCGAAAACGTCTGGCAGCATGGGCATGCGGGCTGGTGGCAAGCTTGTCAACGGTTGGGTGCGGGATCACTCAGAAGATCCCGGATGGGCCACACGATACCCGTGTCTCGTACCATGATCATTCGGCCTTGAAGATTGAGTATCCTCAGGTTCAGGAATGTGCGACACCGGTCTCATCGGCTGCCAAGTCGGCGATGGCCCCAAACTCTCTTCAAGACCCGGCTTCCATGCCGGCGTTTGAGATCTCGCTGCAAGATGCGATTCATCAGGCACTTCGCAACAGCCCCGTCTTGCGTACGATCGGTGGGGCAATTGTGTCGTCTCCCGCATCTGCGGTCACGGCCTACGATCCAGGTCTGGCGCATGCGAACCCGAATCTGGGTGTCGAAGCGGCCTTGTCCGCCTTTGATGCCCAGTACACACAATCGCTGTACTTCAACAACGTTGATCAACCGCGAAATGTTCAGGGAGCGGGTGCCGTTGGGAATTTCTTCCCTTCGTTCACTCAACAGTCGACTGCATCCTTTGAATCTGAGCTGAGTAAGACGACCGCAACGGGTACTTCGTTTGCATTGCGGAACAATGTTGCTTACACCCGCACCGAAGACCCCAGTGTTGCTAGCCGCTTGTTCCCCAGCGACTTCACCGGCTACATGGAAATGGAAGTACGCCATCCGTTGATGAAAGGGTCCGGGACGACCTACAACCGCATCGCAGGTCCGAGTGGTGTGGTCGGGAGCTACAGTGGCGTCTTGATCGCTCGAGTCAATGAAGATGTTGCTTTGGCGGACTTCGAAACCGCAGTCATCTCGCTGATCGCTGACGTGGAACAAGCCTACTGGGAACTCACGGCGGCGTATCGTGTGCTCGAAGCAACGGTCAAAGGACGCGAAGCAGCCTTGCAAACCTTCCAATACCAGCAAGTGCGATTGGAAGTCGGCACCGGCCGTCGCGACGAAGAAGCTCAAGCTCGGTCACAGTACTACCAATTTGAAGCCCAGGTGCAGTCCGCCTTGGCAGGCGACACCAGCTTGTACACACTTGAACAACGTTTGCGTTATCTGATCGGGATGCCCGCAACGGACGGTTCGCTGTTGAAGCCGAGCACTTCTCCCATTGATGCGAAGGTGGTTTTCGATTGGAGCAGTGCACTGGGACAGGCACTCGATCGACGCGTGGAAATTCGTCGGCAAAAGTTCAATGTCAAACGACGAGAGCTTGAGCTGACGGCAGCTCGACTGAACCGTCGCCCGCAAGTTGACTTGGTAGGGCAGTATCGTTTCCGCGGACTCGGCGATCATTTGATTGGCGACGGAGACAATGGCCCGTTCGATAACTTGGCGGATTCCATTTCAGATGGAAACTACCAGGAATGGTCGGCGGGTGTCGAAATCAACACACCCGTTGGGCTGCGAGCCGCCAGTAACGCGATCGCTCACGCCAAGCTGAACCTGAACCGCGATCGAGCTTTGCTCAATGAGACGGAACTGCGAATTAGCCACGATCTTTCCGATGCTGCTCGAAACATCGAACTGACGTATCAACTCGTCGAGACGAATTACAATCGGTACCTGGCGGACTTGAAGCAGGTCGATGTCCTTCGTCGTCGTTATCGTGACGGAACGGATAATATCAACTTCCTGTTGCAAGCTCAGCGACAGGTGGTCACCAGCGAAGTGGAGTTCTATCGATCGATTAGCAACTACAACCTCGCCATTCGTGACTTCCATCGCCAGAAGGGGTCTCTGCTAGCGTACGCTCAAGTGAATCTTGCCGAAGGCCAATGGTGCCCCGGTGCTGAGCGTGATGCTTACGAGTTGGGACGCTTCTTGGAACCTCGCTTGCATCCAGAAAAGGTTGACGTGCCTTGTCCCGTTTCTTCCGGCGGCTTTGATCCTTCGGCACCCCAGTCGACGGTTGGTTTTGAAGCGACCAGTTGGGGAATGATCGACGAAGGCATTGCTTCCCCTGGTGATGTGATGATGCAGGACGGCGGTTCGGCTATGCCCATTAGCGACGTGCATTAG